The Chitinophaga caeni genome segment AACTTATCTTCCCATGAACTTTCGCATCAATGGTGGGGATTGGCACAATTGAGCCCGCCGGAGATGGAAGGGGGACAGGTTTTAACGGAGTCGCTCGCCATGTATACAGAGTTAATGTTATATCAACATGACTACGGGAAATTAAAGACGGAAAAATTAGTTAGCATGCACCAGCAAATATATGACACCGAAAAGGGCCTGTCCGAGCCGAGGCCATTGTACCGCGCAGATCCCGGTAGTCCTTTCATTTATTACAACCTCGGGGCGGTACGGATGTACCGGTTATCTGAAATTATCGGGGAAGCAAGTGTTAACAAGGCTTTAAAGAATTTACTAAGGATGCACGCTTACCCTGGCCAGCCTGCCACGGTACTGGATTTGATCGATGCTTTTCACCGGGTAAGCCCCTTGGAATTACATCCGAAAATTGATAGTTTATTCATGGAATAATTCGGGGAAAATTCAGGAAGTATTCGTAAATTCAATATCCCGGTTCGCGGATGATTTGCTCCATTCATTACCGCGTTATATTGATGGGTATAATTGCCGGAGGGGAATGTATTGTTTGAGCATATTATGATTAAGATCAGTTATAGTCGCTAGGTAAATCATGATTCCCTTTAGGATCGGCCATTAAATTTGTGGGATATTAATAGAATATTTTATGAAAAAGATCATAGCTGTTTTTGACGGATTATATTTCTCGGAAGCTACACTAGTGCATGCGATCTACCTAGCGAAGCAAATGAACGCGCACTTGGAAGGATTATTCTTGGACGATAAGCTTTACAATAGTTACGATATTTATGAAGTTGTACAGCAGAAAGGTACTTGGACCAATGATATACTTTCATTGCAGGTAGAGGATGATCAAACACGCGAGGAATCCGTTCGTACTTTCGAACAAGCCTGCAAGAAAGAGGCAATCAATTTCAGCATTCATAGAAATTCTAATCCCGCCTTGCAGGAATTGATCCACGAAAGTATATATGCAGATTTACTAATTATAGACCAGAAAGAATGCTTTAAATACCGAAGGGAGGAGAAACCAACTACATTTATCCGTAACCTTTTGACAGATGTGGAATGCCCGGTTTTCCTGGTTACATCTAATACTCCCTTGATCGAAAAGATCGTGTTGCTTTATGATGGGGAACCGTCAGCAGTATATGCAATCAAGATGTTTAGTTACCTGGGGCCCATTGATACAACCATGGAGACGGAAGTAGTTTCCGTAAAAAATGCCCCGGAATTTTTACATTATGAGAATACACGGTTGATGAGCGAATTCATGGAAAGACACTTTCCTGCCGCGCAGTTTAAAGTTTTGCCCGGGGAGCCGGAGCAAACTATCCTGGAGCACCTCGCGGAACAGAAACCGAATACGCTGGTTATCATGGGCGCATACCGGAGGTCAAACGTATCACGTTGGTTCAGGGCCAGCATGGCAGATGTTGTGATGGATAAGTTGAACTTACCGCTATTTGTAGCGCATAAATAATTATATTTTATCATTGCTGTTCGAGTAAAAATGCTTTAAAGGTATTTGAATTCCTTACCTGTTCAAGGATATAAGCGAAGGATGATACATTCGAAATCCGGGGTCTCCCCCGCCAAGAGAACCGTGGAACTTCGCACTGTTAATAGCGAAGGGTAGCTGGGTCATACAGTAGTACAAAAGCTGGATCGAGCGATCAAATTGGCGGCCGTAATGGCCAATTTGTGTCCTTTTTTGGTACTCTTTTTTGGGCAAGCAAAAAAGTACAAGAAACGAGCAGATGAACATTGAATCGAACTATTGAGGGATCAAATTGCTCCCCGGTTAAAATTTAGTCGGACAATAATTATATTTTTTTGATGAGAATTACATGTAAATGGGGTTGTTATAATGGCAACCCTATTTTATGTTCATTCTGACAGGTGAAAGTTTTACAAGAATGCCATCATATTGTTGATATGAAAAAAATTAAACAGGTTCATGCTGCCGTAGCTGCACCTATCGCAGACCTAGTTACTTTCAGGGCCTTGCCCACGCACACGGTACAGTATTTAGATCCATTCCTCTTCCTAAACCATCACGGTCCGCAGGAATTCGCTCCGGGTAACCGTGGCCTACCCTTCGGGCCGCATCCGCACCGGGGCATCGAAACGGTAACGTTTATCTTGGAAGGTGATATCATGCACCAAGATAGCAGCGGCTACGAAAGTGTAATCAACAAAGGTGGTGTGCAATGGATGACAGCCGGGAAGGGATTGATCCATTCCGAAACTTCCTCTCCCAAGTTCCGGGAAGAAGGTGGTTCATTAGAAATACTTCAATTGTGGCTAAACCTGCCGTCAAAACTTAAAATGACGGAACCGTTGTACAAGGGCTTGCAGGCCAGCGAAATCCCGAAGATTTACCTGGATGATGATAAAGTGCAAATAGATAAGATCGCGGGGGAAGACGGTGCTGCATTCCATACGAGCATACAGTTGAATTTAATTCATTTTAAAGCCGGTGGACAAATTGTCTTAAATGTGCCTAAAGATCACCAGGTGTTTTTCTATGTTACCAGGGGAGCATTGATCGTGAATCAATCTGAAATTGGGGCGCACCAACTGGTGGAATTTGAACATCCCGGGCATGAAATAAAAGTGATGGCAAAGGGGGAAGCATTGTTGCTGTATGGTCATGGCAAACCATTTAACGAACCTATCGTGGCTCATGGCCCCTTCGTGATGAACTCCGAAGCTGAAATACAACAAGCCTACGAAGATTACAGGAGCGGGGAGATGGGTAACTGGGAATTATAAAACGGGCAATAAACAATATATTTTACTGCTACTGCCCGCCGACGCTGTAAAATGGCTATAAACAGCGAAAAATTATTGCTTCAGTTGAAAACAGTTCAGCAGCATGTGTAACATGTGATCAAATTTATGCTTATACTCTTCACCGATTTGTTGTTGGCTATCTAGCAAATGCTTTTTGTATATAGGTACGGAGTACGGCAAAGTCCATGCCCGTAGAGCCTTCGCAACTGCATCCATCGTGTTTATACCCTGCATTGCCTGGGTGCCTTCGCCCCAGCAAACGAACCCGATAACTTTACCGGTTAAATAAGGTGAAGTCCATCGGGAAGTGATTTCTAACCAATCGAGGCAGTTTTTCATACCGCCCGGGATGCTTCCATGGTATAGTGGGCTCAACCAAAAATGGGCATCCGCTTCGCGGAACTTTTCCGCCATATCTTTTACTGCTGCCGGTACAGTCTTACTACGCAAATCTAATAAAGGAATTTGCGCTGCTGCAATATTGTACTGTATCACCTCGACACCGGCACCCTGTAAATAATCCGCGAAATATTGACTGATCTTGCGAGCTGTGGAACCTTCGTGCGGCTCCATGGAACCGTTGAAGATTAAAATTTTCATATCGTTTCCAAGTTTGTATAAATATTAAAGGATATCCTGTACCTGTGAAGGGTGCAGGTTTGCAATCGCCGGGCAAAACAGACCCGGGCCGCCCCATACTCGGTTCCGGGTAGTTTTGCATCCATATCGCGCGATTAAGAGATTGCAGATTCGTAAAATGTTGACACGGTATCCCAATTCACAATATCCCAGAATGCATTCACGTAGTCTGCCCTTTTATTTTGATAATTAAGGTAATAAGCATGTTCCCATACATCTAATCCCAAGATCGGTATACCTTTCACTTCGGCTATATCCATAACGGGATTATCTTGGTTAGGACTACTGGTAATCGTGAGCTTTTGCTGTTGATCAACGATCAACCATGCCCAACCGGAGCCGAAACGGCCCATGGCTGCCGCGGCGAATTGAGATTTAAAAGCGTCGATGGAACCGAAAGTAGATACTAGCGCTTCGGATAGTTTGGCCGGAATCTCCTGCTTGGCGGGAGATAAAATTTTCCAGAACAGGGAATGGTTATAATGGCCACCGCCGTTATTCCGGATCGCTGCCGGTAAGGTGCCAACTTTGTGCATGATATCTTCCAATGAAGCATCATGTAGCTCCTGCATCCCGGTTATAGCTTTATTAAGATTATCGACATATGCCTGGTGGTGTTTCGTATAGTGTATCTCCATGGTGCGGGCATCAATATAAGGAGCCAAGTCACCGTAAGCATAATCCAAGGTAGGTAATACGTGTTTCATAGCTAAATTTGTTTTATACTGTGCCACAAAGATAGTATATTTGCTAATAAACCAAATAAATACTTTGTTTATTATGATAAATAATTTACCGGAGCATGAAAGGGCCTTATGGATATTAAAGTTGAAAGGGCCGATGCCCTTACAACCGATAGCGGGGGAGTTGCAGGTAACGGTGGAGGGTGCCCGGTTTCAATTATTAAAATTGGCTGCCGAAGGATTAGTGGTTGCATCGTCGGTAGTAAAAGGTCGTGGAAGGCCGCAGCAGGTATGGAGTCTTACGGATCTTGGGCAATCCCGTTTTCCCGATACACATGCTGATTTAACGGTAAGGCTAATAGAGATGACCAGGGAAAAGCTGGGAGAAACGGCCTTGCAAACCATCATTGATGGCCACAGGGAAAGCGCTATTCAAAAATATAAATCGAGCTTGGCTAGCGAGGGAAGCCTAGAAGAAAAGGTGAAGCAACTTGCCCGCTTGCGCTTTGAAGAAGGTTATATGGCCATTGCGGAGCAAGAGGGGGACGCTTTTTTATTAATAGAACACCATTGCCCTATCTGCGCTGCCGCCAAGGCATGCCAAGGATTTTGCAATTCCGAACTGAAAGCTTTCCGCGAAGTATTAGGTACCGGGGTCGAGATAGAAAGGGTTGCCCATATTATTAAAGGTGATCACCGTTGCGCCTATAGAATTACAGCGAAGTAAGAATTATCTTTGCGGCATGAATATGGATTCGGTTAAATTAGTCGTAACTGACATGGATGGCACGTTGTTAAATGCCAATGGACAGAAGAGCCCTGAATTTTACACGGTATTCCGAGATTTAAGAAAACACGACATACAATTTGCCGCGGCAAGCGGAAGACAATACTACAATTTATTGCATCAATTCGAACCTGTGAAAAACGATATGTATTTCATGGCGGAAAATGGTAGCTATGTTGCATACAAGGATGAAACCTTGCTAGTAAGAGGATTAGAAACTACGGTTGCGCACGGTTTGATCGATATTGCTAGGTCAATTCCCGGCGCGTATATTATTTTGTGCGGTAGGAAACAAGCTTATTTGGAAAGTACGGATGAAGCCTTCCTCGTTCATGTTAATCAATATTACGACAGGCAGCAAATTGTAAAGGATTTGAAATCAGTCGTGGATGATGATTTGTTAAAAATCGCCATTTGCGATACGAAAGGCGCCGAAAGCAATAGCTACCAACATTTCAAGCAATATGAACAGGAGTTACAGGTAAAGATTTCCGGTAAAACCTGGTTGGATCTTTCAGATCGCCTGGCTAATAAGGGCGTGGCTTTATCTGCTTTACAAAAAAGACTGGGGATCAGGCCGGAAGAAACGATGGTTTTCGGTGATTACTTAAACGATCTGGAGATGATGGGGGCGGCAAAATTTAGTTATGCTATGGCCAATGCCCATCCCGAAATCAAGGCTGCTGCCACCTATATCGCCCCTTCTAACGAGGAAGATGGGGTAATGACCGTTTTGAAAGAATTATTACGCTCTAAATCAAACTGAAGTAACAAAAAATATTAATTGATAAGTTGCTGAATATAATCCATTTAGTATGTGATTTTTTCATATATTGAATGGATTTTTTATTAGTTTTTCCTTAACAGCTGCACTTTATTTTTTCCGCTAGATTTGCTAAAATGTTACCCGTATTTAAAATATTCCTCCCACTTGTTCGTCAACTATTATAACGGGGATGCGAAAATTATCCCTGCCATTTTATACCAATTAAAAAATCATGCAAAAACGGTACATCAGTATATTAGCTATTTGGTTCCTCGTGAATTTATATTTCTTCCAGGCGGTTATTAGTTTAACGGCATCGTTACAACAACCTTGGAGAACGACGATTCAAGTTGGTTACTGGGCACTCGATATTATTTTAGCAATAGTTTTGTGGGTAGCTATGCAACAGCGTCCGGGTAAGAATATCGGTGACAAGCAAATAAAAAATTGGGGAATGGGTTTAGTGATGTTATCATTTTTACCCAAGTTGGCCGGTGACCTGGTGTTGCTTGTAGGCGATATTCTCAGGTTAG includes the following:
- a CDS encoding universal stress protein, with product MKKIIAVFDGLYFSEATLVHAIYLAKQMNAHLEGLFLDDKLYNSYDIYEVVQQKGTWTNDILSLQVEDDQTREESVRTFEQACKKEAINFSIHRNSNPALQELIHESIYADLLIIDQKECFKYRREEKPTTFIRNLLTDVECPVFLVTSNTPLIEKIVLLYDGEPSAVYAIKMFSYLGPIDTTMETEVVSVKNAPEFLHYENTRLMSEFMERHFPAAQFKVLPGEPEQTILEHLAEQKPNTLVIMGAYRRSNVSRWFRASMADVVMDKLNLPLFVAHK
- a CDS encoding pirin family protein — protein: MKKIKQVHAAVAAPIADLVTFRALPTHTVQYLDPFLFLNHHGPQEFAPGNRGLPFGPHPHRGIETVTFILEGDIMHQDSSGYESVINKGGVQWMTAGKGLIHSETSSPKFREEGGSLEILQLWLNLPSKLKMTEPLYKGLQASEIPKIYLDDDKVQIDKIAGEDGAAFHTSIQLNLIHFKAGGQIVLNVPKDHQVFFYVTRGALIVNQSEIGAHQLVEFEHPGHEIKVMAKGEALLLYGHGKPFNEPIVAHGPFVMNSEAEIQQAYEDYRSGEMGNWEL
- a CDS encoding NADPH-dependent FMN reductase, whose product is MKILIFNGSMEPHEGSTARKISQYFADYLQGAGVEVIQYNIAAAQIPLLDLRSKTVPAAVKDMAEKFREADAHFWLSPLYHGSIPGGMKNCLDWLEITSRWTSPYLTGKVIGFVCWGEGTQAMQGINTMDAVAKALRAWTLPYSVPIYKKHLLDSQQQIGEEYKHKFDHMLHMLLNCFQLKQ
- a CDS encoding superoxide dismutase; translation: MKHVLPTLDYAYGDLAPYIDARTMEIHYTKHHQAYVDNLNKAITGMQELHDASLEDIMHKVGTLPAAIRNNGGGHYNHSLFWKILSPAKQEIPAKLSEALVSTFGSIDAFKSQFAAAAMGRFGSGWAWLIVDQQQKLTITSSPNQDNPVMDIAEVKGIPILGLDVWEHAYYLNYQNKRADYVNAFWDIVNWDTVSTFYESAIS
- a CDS encoding helix-turn-helix transcriptional regulator → MINNLPEHERALWILKLKGPMPLQPIAGELQVTVEGARFQLLKLAAEGLVVASSVVKGRGRPQQVWSLTDLGQSRFPDTHADLTVRLIEMTREKLGETALQTIIDGHRESAIQKYKSSLASEGSLEEKVKQLARLRFEEGYMAIAEQEGDAFLLIEHHCPICAAAKACQGFCNSELKAFREVLGTGVEIERVAHIIKGDHRCAYRITAK
- a CDS encoding HAD family hydrolase — protein: MNMDSVKLVVTDMDGTLLNANGQKSPEFYTVFRDLRKHDIQFAAASGRQYYNLLHQFEPVKNDMYFMAENGSYVAYKDETLLVRGLETTVAHGLIDIARSIPGAYIILCGRKQAYLESTDEAFLVHVNQYYDRQQIVKDLKSVVDDDLLKIAICDTKGAESNSYQHFKQYEQELQVKISGKTWLDLSDRLANKGVALSALQKRLGIRPEETMVFGDYLNDLEMMGAAKFSYAMANAHPEIKAAATYIAPSNEEDGVMTVLKELLRSKSN